One genomic segment of Paenibacillus sp. FSL H8-0332 includes these proteins:
- a CDS encoding alpha-glucosidase produces the protein MKRTFWKEAVVYQIYPRSFQDSNGDGIGDLQGILSRLDYLQKLGVDVVWLSPVYKSPNDDNGYDISDYEDIMDEFGTLKDWEELLAGLHERGMKLMMDLVINHSSDEHAWFAESRSSKDNPYRDYYIWRPGGPEGALPNNWSSIFSGPAWEQDEATGEYYLHLFSRKQPDLNWENPQLREALYKMMAFWLDKGVDGLRMDVINLISKVEGLPSVQHEDLAPGELAGGGEYYMNGPRVHEYLQEMNREVLSKYDVMTVGETPGATVEDAILYTDEDRHELQMVFQFEHMDVDSGPGGKWNVVPWTLKGLRDILHKWQVGLADKGWNSLYLNNHDQPRMVSRFGDDGKYRVQSAKMLATLLHTLKGTPYIYQGEEIGMTNVKFPVLEDYKDIEILNMYREKVTEGGEDHDTILQAIHTKGRDNARTPMQWDASANAGFTTGTPWLKLNPRYTEINVEQALADADSVFYYYQELIRLRKQHPIMVYGDYELLLPEHEYIYAYTRTLEGEKWLILLNFCDTPQTVDLPDELNAVTGTIIGNYSEEPAAMDRSTLRPYEARVCRIG, from the coding sequence ATGAAAAGAACCTTTTGGAAAGAAGCCGTAGTCTACCAGATCTACCCGCGCAGCTTCCAGGACAGCAACGGAGACGGTATCGGCGACCTGCAGGGCATCCTCTCCCGGCTGGATTATCTGCAGAAGCTGGGCGTCGATGTCGTCTGGCTGTCACCGGTCTACAAATCACCGAACGATGACAACGGGTATGACATCAGCGACTATGAAGATATCATGGACGAATTCGGCACGCTGAAGGACTGGGAAGAGTTGCTCGCCGGACTGCATGAACGAGGCATGAAGCTGATGATGGACCTTGTGATCAACCATTCCTCGGACGAGCACGCCTGGTTCGCGGAATCCCGTTCCTCCAAGGATAATCCCTACCGCGATTATTACATCTGGCGTCCGGGCGGACCGGAGGGCGCGCTGCCGAACAACTGGAGCTCCATCTTCAGCGGCCCGGCCTGGGAGCAGGATGAGGCCACCGGCGAATATTATCTGCACCTGTTCTCGCGCAAGCAGCCGGATCTGAACTGGGAGAACCCCCAGCTGCGGGAGGCGCTCTACAAGATGATGGCCTTCTGGCTGGATAAAGGCGTGGACGGACTGCGGATGGATGTCATTAACCTGATTTCCAAGGTGGAAGGCCTGCCTTCCGTCCAGCATGAGGACCTGGCCCCGGGTGAGCTGGCGGGCGGTGGCGAATACTATATGAACGGCCCCCGGGTCCATGAGTATCTGCAGGAGATGAACCGTGAGGTTCTCTCTAAATATGACGTAATGACCGTCGGAGAGACGCCGGGAGCCACGGTAGAGGATGCCATTCTCTATACAGACGAAGACCGCCATGAGCTGCAAATGGTGTTTCAGTTCGAGCATATGGACGTAGATTCCGGCCCGGGCGGCAAATGGAATGTGGTGCCATGGACACTGAAGGGACTGCGGGATATTTTGCATAAATGGCAGGTCGGTCTGGCAGACAAGGGCTGGAACAGTCTATATCTCAACAACCATGATCAGCCGCGGATGGTCTCACGGTTCGGAGATGACGGCAAGTACCGCGTACAATCGGCCAAAATGCTGGCTACCCTGCTGCACACGCTCAAAGGCACGCCCTACATCTATCAGGGTGAGGAAATCGGCATGACCAACGTGAAATTCCCTGTGCTGGAAGACTACAAGGACATCGAGATCCTCAATATGTACCGGGAAAAGGTGACCGAAGGCGGCGAGGATCACGATACTATTCTGCAGGCGATTCATACCAAAGGCCGCGATAATGCCCGTACCCCGATGCAGTGGGACGCTTCAGCGAATGCCGGATTTACCACCGGAACCCCGTGGCTGAAGCTCAATCCACGCTATACGGAGATCAATGTGGAGCAGGCGCTGGCTGATGCGGACTCGGTATTTTACTATTATCAGGAATTGATTCGACTGCGCAAGCAGCATCCGATTATGGTCTACGGCGATTATGAGCTGCTGCTGCCGGAGCATGAATATATCTATGCCTATACCCGCACCCTGGAAGGTGAAAAGTGGCTGATTCTGCTCAACTTCTGCGATACTCCCCAGACCGTTGATCTGCCGGACGAGCTGAATGCGGTCACCGGAACGATCATCGGTAATTATTCAGAGGAGCCCGCAGCCATGGACCGCAGTACCCTCCGCCCTTACGAGGCCAGAGTCTGCCGGATCGGGTAG
- a CDS encoding LacI family DNA-binding transcriptional regulator: protein MTVTIKDVAKKAGVSPSTVSRVLSGHPRISLETSRKVKVIMEEMGYTPNMMAKSLVSKTTNSICIILPKPAEELFSNLFFMELIRGIVTQSSRSGYDVLISSGANEKEELEAVSRLLKGRRVDGVILLYSRKDDAVIDFLQSGGYPFVLVGRSDRYEDILSVDNDNIMAAYDATNHLISMGHERIGFVSGPPNLIVSCDRLEGYRKAMQGKGLAMKDEWIVEGEFLQDSGYRAMSFFMNLPNRPTALVAVDDMVSFGVLRGLNELKYKVPEDLAIVSFNNIPLSELSSPPISSIDIGIYHLGYTASQVLIQNIQKPDNQDGYTNRFVIPHRLIVRESSMHTPGN from the coding sequence ATGACAGTTACCATTAAGGACGTTGCCAAGAAAGCGGGGGTCTCTCCCTCCACGGTGTCCCGGGTGTTGTCAGGCCATCCCAGAATCAGCTTAGAAACTTCCCGCAAGGTCAAAGTGATTATGGAAGAAATGGGCTACACCCCGAATATGATGGCCAAAAGCTTAGTATCCAAGACCACTAACAGTATCTGCATCATTCTTCCTAAACCGGCCGAAGAGCTGTTCTCCAATTTGTTTTTTATGGAATTAATCCGCGGGATCGTCACTCAGTCCAGCCGTTCCGGCTATGATGTGCTAATCAGCTCCGGGGCGAATGAGAAGGAAGAGCTTGAAGCTGTCTCCCGATTGCTCAAGGGACGCCGCGTGGACGGTGTTATTCTGCTATATTCCCGTAAAGACGATGCGGTGATCGATTTTCTGCAGTCAGGCGGTTATCCCTTTGTCCTGGTAGGACGGAGTGACCGCTACGAAGATATTCTGTCAGTGGACAATGATAATATCATGGCCGCCTATGATGCGACGAATCATCTCATCTCCATGGGACATGAACGCATCGGCTTCGTCAGCGGCCCGCCGAACCTCATCGTCTCGTGCGACCGGCTGGAGGGTTACCGCAAAGCCATGCAGGGCAAGGGTCTTGCGATGAAGGATGAATGGATCGTCGAAGGCGAGTTCCTGCAGGATAGCGGCTATAGGGCGATGTCCTTCTTCATGAATCTTCCGAACCGTCCGACAGCGCTTGTCGCAGTGGATGATATGGTCTCTTTCGGCGTACTCCGCGGATTGAACGAGCTGAAGTACAAGGTCCCCGAGGACCTGGCGATTGTCAGCTTCAACAATATCCCGCTCTCCGAGCTGTCCAGTCCTCCGATCAGCAGTATTGATATCGGAATTTATCATCTTGGCTATACGGCCTCACAGGTTCTGATCCAGAACATCCAGAAGCCGGATAATCAGGACGGGTATACGAACCGTTTTGTTATTCCCCACCGTCTAATCGTACGGGAGTCCTCTATGCATACTCCGGGAAATTAA
- a CDS encoding glycoside hydrolase family 13 protein, giving the protein MLLEAVYHRPRLNWSYAYDHNTIHLRLRAKKGDLTEVFAWAGDKYAWDTTKELIPMTLFTSDAMFDYWECESVPLYRRLKYGFLLQQGQERIWMTESDFQKERPANPNRLFEFPYISRGDVFTPPAWVKDAVFYQIFPERFANGNPDISPDNVEPWGGTPRPDNFFGGDLQGVIDHLDHLTELGITGIYFTPVFTATTNHKYDTEDYMQVDPHFGDVDTLKRLVDACHERGIRVLLDAVFNHAGRTFAPFVDVLEKGEDSEYKNWFHIREYPLQVVNNIPTYDAFAFEPLMPKLNTEHPEVKEYLLKVAEYWIKEVGIDGWRLDVANEVDHEFWRDFRKVVKRANPEAYILGEIWHESAPWLEGDKFDAVMNYPFTDAVLDFFVYGTLDAEGFAHSIGRQLSRYPLQASEVAFNLLDSHDTARLLTVAEGDKNVMKLAALFQFTFMGTPCIYYGDEIGMDGGGDPDCRKCMEWDPERQDRDLFNFYRKLIEIRGSHPALRTGRFTFLEAGAGGSKLAYERSQGDDLIIVLINTEETVQTFRLDVQERNWENLWTGEALRAERGKLSLRLPAYGFAVLQASMS; this is encoded by the coding sequence ATGTTATTAGAAGCCGTGTATCATCGTCCCCGTCTGAACTGGTCGTACGCCTATGATCACAACACCATCCACCTGCGTCTGCGGGCCAAGAAGGGGGATCTGACTGAGGTCTTCGCCTGGGCGGGCGATAAATATGCCTGGGACACCACCAAGGAATTGATTCCGATGACCCTGTTCACTTCCGATGCGATGTTCGATTACTGGGAATGCGAATCGGTTCCGCTCTACCGCAGGCTGAAATACGGCTTCCTGCTGCAGCAGGGCCAAGAACGGATCTGGATGACAGAGAGTGATTTCCAGAAGGAGCGTCCCGCGAATCCTAACCGGCTGTTTGAATTCCCCTACATAAGCCGCGGTGATGTCTTCACGCCTCCGGCTTGGGTCAAGGATGCGGTGTTTTATCAGATTTTCCCGGAACGGTTCGCTAACGGCAATCCTGACATAAGTCCTGATAATGTAGAGCCTTGGGGCGGAACCCCCCGGCCGGATAATTTCTTCGGCGGAGATCTGCAGGGTGTCATAGATCATCTCGACCATCTGACGGAGCTGGGCATTACGGGCATTTATTTCACACCGGTCTTCACTGCCACCACCAATCACAAATATGACACAGAGGACTATATGCAGGTCGATCCGCATTTCGGTGATGTGGACACGCTGAAAAGATTGGTCGATGCTTGTCATGAGCGCGGCATCCGCGTGCTGCTGGACGCGGTCTTCAACCATGCGGGACGTACCTTCGCCCCATTCGTGGATGTGCTGGAGAAGGGCGAGGATTCGGAATATAAGAACTGGTTCCATATCCGCGAATATCCGCTCCAGGTCGTGAACAATATCCCGACCTATGACGCCTTCGCCTTCGAGCCGCTAATGCCGAAGCTGAACACGGAGCATCCTGAGGTCAAGGAATACCTGCTGAAGGTCGCCGAATACTGGATCAAGGAAGTTGGCATTGACGGCTGGCGTCTGGATGTGGCCAACGAGGTGGATCATGAATTCTGGCGTGATTTCCGCAAAGTAGTGAAGCGTGCCAATCCTGAGGCTTACATTCTGGGCGAGATCTGGCATGAATCGGCCCCTTGGCTGGAAGGCGACAAATTCGATGCCGTCATGAACTATCCGTTCACGGACGCGGTGCTCGACTTCTTCGTCTACGGCACACTGGATGCCGAGGGCTTCGCCCATTCGATCGGCAGACAGCTGTCCCGGTATCCGCTCCAGGCCAGCGAGGTTGCCTTCAATCTGCTCGACAGCCATGATACGGCGCGTCTGCTGACAGTGGCAGAGGGCGATAAGAATGTCATGAAGCTGGCTGCGCTGTTCCAGTTCACCTTCATGGGCACGCCCTGCATTTACTACGGGGACGAGATCGGAATGGATGGCGGAGGCGACCCCGACTGCCGGAAATGCATGGAGTGGGACCCGGAGCGGCAGGACCGCGATTTGTTCAACTTTTACCGTAAGCTGATTGAGATCCGCGGCAGCCACCCGGCGCTGCGTACCGGACGCTTCACCTTCCTAGAAGCCGGAGCCGGAGGCAGTAAGCTGGCATACGAGCGCAGTCAGGGCGATGATCTGATCATCGTGCTGATCAATACGGAGGAGACGGTGCAGACCTTCCGGCTGGACGTCCAGGAACGTAATTGGGAGAATCTGTGGACCGGCGAAGCGCTCCGCGCCGAACGAGGCAAGCTGTCACTGCGGCTGCCGGCATACGGTTTCGCCGTGCTTCAGGCCAGCATGTCCTAA
- the pgmB gene encoding beta-phosphoglucomutase, with protein MSEIKACLFDLDGVLVDTARYHYIAWRELAEELGFVFTEQDNERLKGVSRAASLNILLEVGGIELGEAEKARLAEQKNNRYVEYIAKMDSSEILPGALAFLQECRTAGIKVALGSASKNAMTILNNTGLTPYFDAIIDGTHTSAAKPDPEVFLLGAKALDTDPAQCVVFEDAAAGILAASRAGMRSVGIGSPETLGAATLVIPSLQQISVAALRESFSVV; from the coding sequence ATGTCAGAAATCAAAGCCTGCCTGTTCGATCTGGACGGCGTTCTCGTAGATACGGCCCGGTACCATTATATTGCTTGGAGGGAGCTGGCCGAGGAACTCGGATTCGTCTTCACCGAGCAGGATAATGAACGGCTCAAAGGTGTCAGCCGGGCCGCGTCCCTGAATATCCTGCTGGAGGTCGGCGGCATTGAGCTTGGAGAAGCCGAGAAAGCCCGGCTCGCCGAGCAGAAGAATAACCGCTATGTCGAGTATATCGCCAAGATGGACAGCTCGGAGATTCTGCCCGGCGCCCTGGCATTCCTGCAGGAATGCCGGACAGCCGGTATCAAGGTAGCTCTCGGCTCCGCCAGTAAGAACGCGATGACCATCCTGAACAATACCGGCCTGACCCCATACTTCGATGCTATCATCGACGGCACGCATACCAGCGCCGCCAAGCCGGACCCGGAGGTCTTCCTGCTGGGTGCAAAGGCTCTGGACACCGATCCCGCACAATGCGTCGTCTTCGAGGATGCCGCAGCCGGTATCCTGGCCGCTTCCCGTGCCGGTATGCGCAGCGTAGGCATCGGCTCACCCGAGACACTGGGTGCCGCAACCCTCGTCATCCCTTCGTTGCAGCAGATCAGTGTTGCGGCGCTCCGGGAATCTTTTTCCGTTGTTTAA
- a CDS encoding glycoside hydrolase family 65 protein: protein MKQYLKIDEWSIIEESFDPQTQEISESVFSIGNGYMGGRANFEEQYSGPSLQGSYMAGVYYPDKTRVGWWKNGYPEYFAKVLNSTNWIGINIELDGTPLDLAACTVTEFRRVLNMKEGTLSRSFTATTQDGKEVKVESIRIVSMVRHEIGAIRYSLTPLNFAGNITVTPYLDGDIKNKDSNYDEKFWNEVEKKAGPEGGHLTLKTKKLDFHVTSAFVFDILLNGEPVAAEPEVLEQDKYVGSTVNVPVQSGDQLVIYKYAANVTSRNYGLGQLVDAAGSALQSAREAGFVALLTEQAAAWGDKWKESDIIIEGDVSAQQAIRFNIFQLNQTYTGEDDRLNIGPKGFTGEKYGGSTYWDTEAYCVPFYLSTADSAIARNLLIYRYKHLEKAKENARKLGYRKGALYPMVTMNGEECHNEWEITFEEIHRNGAIAYAIYNYVNYTGDKAYLGQYGLEVLVEIARFWEERVNYVAHKDKYVMLGVTGPNEYENNVNNNWYTNRMAAWTMEYTLEALAYVQENEGSRYAELADKLELLESETAKWSEIIAKMYYPADEERGIFLQQDGFLDKEIIQVKDVLPENLPLNQKWSWDRILRSCFIKQADVLQGLYFLGDRYDLETKKRNFDFYEPITVHESSLSPCIHSILASELGYKEKAYEMYLRTSRLDLDNYNNDTEDGCHTTSMAGTWMSVVHGFGGLRVLNDRLVLNPSNPGHWTSYSFKIMFRGSRLKVTVTDVQVTVSNETEVPASLTIHGKEYTVNGLGTVSAGGASVTV, encoded by the coding sequence ATGAAACAATACCTAAAAATTGATGAATGGTCCATTATCGAAGAGTCCTTTGATCCGCAGACCCAGGAGATTTCCGAAAGCGTATTTAGTATCGGGAACGGATACATGGGCGGCAGAGCCAACTTCGAGGAGCAATACAGCGGACCCAGCCTGCAAGGCAGCTACATGGCCGGAGTCTATTATCCTGACAAGACACGGGTCGGCTGGTGGAAGAACGGGTACCCGGAGTATTTTGCCAAAGTGCTCAACAGCACCAACTGGATCGGAATTAACATCGAGCTGGACGGAACCCCGCTGGATCTGGCTGCCTGCACAGTTACAGAGTTCCGCCGGGTACTCAATATGAAGGAAGGCACCCTCTCCCGCAGCTTCACCGCAACCACCCAGGACGGCAAAGAAGTCAAGGTAGAGAGCATCCGGATCGTCAGCATGGTCCGTCATGAGATCGGGGCGATCCGCTATTCGCTCACTCCGCTCAATTTCGCAGGGAATATTACCGTAACCCCCTACCTGGACGGCGATATCAAGAACAAGGATTCCAACTATGACGAGAAGTTCTGGAACGAGGTGGAGAAGAAGGCCGGACCAGAAGGCGGACATTTGACCCTGAAGACCAAAAAGCTTGATTTCCATGTCACCTCCGCCTTCGTCTTCGACATTCTGCTGAATGGGGAGCCGGTTGCGGCCGAACCAGAGGTGCTGGAGCAGGACAAATATGTGGGCAGTACAGTGAATGTTCCGGTACAATCCGGCGATCAGCTGGTTATTTATAAGTATGCTGCGAATGTTACCTCCCGCAATTACGGGCTGGGACAGCTCGTGGATGCCGCCGGGTCGGCACTGCAAAGTGCGCGGGAGGCGGGGTTTGTGGCGCTTTTGACCGAACAGGCTGCGGCTTGGGGCGACAAGTGGAAAGAGAGCGACATTATTATTGAGGGCGATGTGTCGGCGCAGCAGGCGATCCGGTTCAATATTTTCCAGCTGAATCAGACGTATACGGGCGAGGATGACCGGCTCAACATCGGACCGAAGGGCTTCACCGGGGAAAAATACGGCGGCAGCACCTACTGGGATACGGAAGCTTATTGTGTGCCGTTCTATCTCAGTACCGCCGACTCCGCGATTGCCCGCAATCTGCTGATCTACCGCTACAAGCACCTGGAGAAGGCCAAGGAGAACGCCCGCAAGCTCGGCTACCGCAAAGGCGCGCTCTACCCGATGGTCACGATGAACGGTGAGGAGTGTCACAACGAGTGGGAGATTACGTTCGAGGAGATTCACCGCAACGGCGCGATTGCCTATGCCATCTATAACTATGTGAATTATACCGGCGACAAGGCTTATCTGGGCCAATACGGCCTGGAGGTGCTGGTGGAGATTGCGCGCTTCTGGGAGGAGCGTGTGAACTATGTGGCGCATAAGGACAAATACGTGATGCTGGGCGTCACCGGCCCGAATGAATACGAGAATAACGTCAATAACAACTGGTACACGAACCGGATGGCCGCCTGGACGATGGAATACACGCTTGAGGCTCTGGCCTATGTGCAGGAGAATGAGGGTTCGCGTTACGCTGAGCTGGCCGACAAGTTAGAGCTGCTGGAGAGCGAAACGGCCAAGTGGAGTGAGATTATCGCCAAAATGTACTATCCGGCTGACGAGGAACGCGGGATCTTCCTCCAGCAGGACGGCTTCCTCGACAAGGAGATCATTCAGGTCAAGGATGTGCTGCCGGAGAACCTGCCACTGAACCAGAAATGGTCATGGGACCGGATTCTGCGCTCCTGCTTCATCAAGCAGGCAGATGTGCTTCAGGGACTCTACTTCCTCGGCGACCGCTATGATCTGGAGACCAAGAAGCGCAACTTCGACTTTTACGAGCCGATCACCGTGCATGAGTCCTCCCTCTCCCCTTGCATCCATTCCATTCTGGCCAGTGAGCTGGGCTACAAGGAGAAGGCGTATGAGATGTACCTGCGGACCTCACGCCTGGATCTCGACAATTACAATAACGATACGGAGGACGGCTGCCATACAACCAGCATGGCGGGTACATGGATGTCCGTTGTTCATGGCTTCGGCGGACTTCGCGTGCTGAATGACCGGCTGGTTCTAAACCCGTCTAACCCGGGACACTGGACCTCTTATTCCTTCAAAATCATGTTCCGGGGCTCCCGCCTAAAAGTTACAGTTACCGATGTACAGGTTACCGTCAGTAACGAAACCGAGGTTCCAGCCTCCCTCACCATTCACGGCAAGGAGTATACGGTGAACGGACTAGGCACTGTCAGTGCCGGGGGCGCTTCCGTCACAGTGTAA